In Gadus morhua chromosome 2, gadMor3.0, whole genome shotgun sequence, the DNA window CTTGAATGCCACAGACCAGGATGAGGATCCCATGAACAAGTTGAAGGGGCAGAAGATAGTGTCATGTCGTATCTGCAAAGGCGACCATTGGACGACCCGTTGTCCCTACAAGGACACCCTGGGGCCAATGCAGAAAGAATTGGCCGACCAGCTCGGGCTCTCGACTGGTGACAGTGCTAAGCCTGCTGGCTCTGGTACAGTCATCCTAGTGTTTTCACTTTAGGCAACACACAGGCCTTCCAAGGCGGACCATATTTCCAAGATTTGCATCGCATCTTCTTTAGCATCACCTGCCACCAGCCTTTGCTGTTCTCGCATATATTTTTTAAGCCTTCTTGGTCATTTCGTGTTATGGTTTTTCTCCCCCCCATCAGCTGAACCAGAGCCTGCCCAGCCAGCTCAGAGCAAGACTGGCAAATATGTGCCCCCCAGCCTGAGGGACGGAAGCACGCGGAGGGGAGAGTCCATGCAGCCCAACCGCCGAGGAAGTACTCTGGCTTATCGTTCCAACCACTTTTTTTCtactttattcattattttacgAGTTTGAGAGTAGACTAATAATTAATTGTGGTCCCATTTAAATGGAACACAACTATTATccaattaatacaaataatgtattttcatAGATCAATAATGTTGTTCATGTCTAATATAAAATGACTCTGGTTGCTAAAATGTGTTCTTGTTTATTGTCCTGAACAGCCGATGACAATGCCACCATCCGTGTCACCAATCTGTCTGAGGACACCCGGGAGACTGACCTGCAAGAGCTCTTCAGGCCCTTCGGCTCCATCTCCAGGATCTACCTGGCCAAGGACAAGAACACTGGGCAGTCCAAGGTGCACACTTATTCCGACCCTTTTATATTTAGGTTTTGTAGTCTAAAAATGTAATCTATAAATCGTGCGTGTGTTTACATCTGTCGTTCTTCTGTTCGTAGGGCTTTGCTTTCATCAGTTTCCATCGCCGTGAGGATGCAGCCAGGGCCATCGCAGGAGTGTCCGGATTTGGATATGATCATCTTATTCTCAATGTTGAATGGGCAAAGTAAGTGATGCTGGCGATCAGTAATAATGCAGTGTTTATGACTAGTTTGTGATTGCAACTTAAATAACTGTTTTTCTTTGCAGGCCATCCAACAACTGAAGAAAACTCTGAATAATTCCAGGAaaattagatattatccatgtATTAAAATATGgctgataaaaataaaatcttaaaTGTCACCTTGTCTTTCAATTTATGTCCAGTTATAATAGTTGTGAAAAGGTAAATGGAATAATTTCTCTTGAACCTGAGCCGTTTTGGAAAAGGGCTTAAGTTAGTGCCATTTTGTCCCCGTGCTGTCACAGTAAGGGCTCCACTATCATTTTGAATGATAAAATATTGGAGATGCCTAGGCATACAAAGTCCATATGAAATGTTTTACAAAGGTATTTTCACTCCTTAAGTCGCTGGACTGTAGAGCTTAAACCAATTTACTTTTATCTTAGTTTACCCTTTACTGGTCTGGCAGCATGGAGTGGAGTAAACCTGTGAACTCAGTTTAATTGAGCAGAGGATGGGTGTCAACACTTAACATGGGCCACCTAACTTGTAGATGTTTGATTACTCCCTTTTGGTGGATAGTGTGATGCCGCACCGGTATGTCTCCAATATCGGGGCTATCCCTAGATTTATCGGCAATGAACGCACTGAGACGAGTACATGAGATATCGACTAATGTAGTCCACTATACGTCCATGGTACATAACCGCAGTACCAAGAATTAAAATTATCAGCGACACCCGTTGCATCAATgctgcatgaaaaaaaaaaagctaggCTAAAATCAGGTGATGTGAAAACAATCCATTTATAAGCGCTTTATTTGAAATGTTACAACATATAAAAACTACATACAATTTATTCAACATCATGTGAATGCCTTTCAATACACAGTTAAAACCACATTAGAAACTTGAGGATTTCATGGAATGAAACTGCACAGAACGTCGGAAGTAGCCAGTTAGTGACACGGCTCGAAGCCAGACGAAAGATTAAAAACGATAACCCGAGAGCTCTGGCGTCGCGATCGAAGGAATGGACTTCACCGGGGAAATTAATCGATAACCTCCATCTTCTCTTGTTTCACGTTCTCTGCTGCAAAGTAAGGAATACCGTTAGTGTTCCGATGAACAATGGGTTATTTTGGGGTGATAATTGAATAAGAAGGTGGAATAAATAGGCCTTCACCTTGCACGCCCTCCTCTTTAATCCGCTCCAAGATGCACTTTTTGATCTCCAAACCGATGGCTCTGGAAAGGGGTGGAGGCACGGCGTTTCCCACCTGAGAGGATGAGATATGGCCGTCATAAATACACTAGTTTAAGATTACAATGTCCGACACCAAGGCCCTACTGCTCTGACATTTTCAAAATGATTAAGAGCAAAAAAATAGTAATAGTCAAGCGGTGCTCATAAACCTCATGTCAAGATAAACTGCCTGCTGAAGTGTCTCCAGCTGGTCgtacctgtctgtgtttgtccagAATGTTGCCAAAGAAGCGGTAGGTATCGGGGAATCCTTGAGAGCGCGCACACTCCCTCACGCTGACCACTCTGTGCTGCTCTGGATGGAGCACTCGGCCCTGGGGATTCAAAAGAATAAGTTCAGCTCTGCCAAGAGCAAAAAAGGTCCACCTTCAGTGCCTAAAGGTGGAGCACTTTCGTTTTACCTCAAGTTGTTGTGAATCTACGACCAGCATTACATTTTCTGTAAAACGAACAATAAGACTTCTCGCTCAACACACCTGTTTGCCCATGGGCTCGGGGTTGGTCACCGTGGTGCTGAAGAAGCCGTCCCACTCCAGCCTGCCGTACAGCCCGGCCCAGTGGTTGTGACGGTTGCCAGTGTGGGGCAGGCACCAGGGAATCAGAGTGTTGAACTGCCTGTCGGCTGGGTCACACGGCGTACctacacacagagcacacacgttCATGACGAACGGAACGGCACCATGAAAAACAGGCATGCATGTTACCCATCGCACAAGGGAGCGATTAGAAATGGCCCTCAGGTCATTCAAACCAACACGCACCTCCGGAACACGTGCAAACGCCTCGGAGCGCGCCGGTGCTGCTGCGCCCGTTCTTCTTGTCGGGGTGCGTGTAGCGGAGCCTCTTGGTCAAGGTGCCGTCCTTCAGCCGGAGCTCCAGGTTGGGCAGATCCCTCCAGTCAGAACCAGGAGCAAGCGGGATTTGCCTCATGCGGCCCTCCACCAGGGCACTCATGTCCTGAACGAGAGAAACGCATCGATTGGTCCATGCCCTTTCCTTCATTTTAGTGGACACGTTCAAAGCAGACAGGAGATTATTTGTGCGTCTTTCACAAATGATTAGATTAACCGTCATGCGTCATTAGGGAGCGAACCAAAGAAGCATCCAGCTTGGAGTTACAAACTGGAAGATTCACACCTCAACCGCACTCTATAGTACAGATATACCtctacaaaaaacaacaacatttagtTCGAATAAAATACAAAGCCCTTACCTTGCAGATGTGATCTCTGAGGATGGGTTGGTACTGCGTTCCCCGGATCTGCCTCTGGAACCAGGACTGGGGCTCCCCGTTGTAAGAGATCTCCAGGGAAGCGTGTCCGTTGCGGATATCCGGCAGGTCCGACATGGCGTCCCGGACGGTGATGGTTCTGTAGATTCCTCCATTGCCCCTGAAGCAGGAACGCAGTCATCGGGATTAGAACCAGACACAAGCCGACCCAAACATTCCCCCTCAACAACCAGGCCtgacgatgggggggggggggttaccgtgTGACGTTGCTGAAGTACTTCTTCTCGTCCACCACCACGTTCAGGGAGCACGCCC includes these proteins:
- the eif3g gene encoding eukaryotic translation initiation factor 3 subunit G, translating into MPSIEFDDSKPSWADQVEEEGDEGTLPPIKEIIKGNIKTITEYKIDEDGKKSKIIRTFKIETRKASKAVARRKNWKKFGTSEYDALGPNVATTTVSDDVFMTFLSSKEDLNATDQDEDPMNKLKGQKIVSCRICKGDHWTTRCPYKDTLGPMQKELADQLGLSTGDSAKPAGSAEPEPAQPAQSKTGKYVPPSLRDGSTRRGESMQPNRRGTDDNATIRVTNLSEDTRETDLQELFRPFGSISRIYLAKDKNTGQSKGFAFISFHRREDAARAIAGVSGFGYDHLILNVEWAKPSNN